From Candidatus Omnitrophota bacterium:
TCTCGAACGTGGCCAGAAATCCGTTCGGCAGGCGTTCCTTCTTCACGAAGACGTTCAACAGCTTCCCTCTGTAAATAGAACGCATATTACGGGCCGCCTTTTAGAAGGTGTTCAAAAATATGGTGGCGTTATTCTTAAGGACTTCCAGAAAACCTTTGTCGGGAGCGCGGAAAGAGAGGCGGACGCCGGAATCGCTCCTTACGGTTATAGTGCCGGCGGATAAATTCGTGACGAGCGGCGCGTGGTTTGCCAGGACCCCGATATAGCCTGACTCCGAGGGGACTACGAGCGAAACCGTCTTCCCCTCATATATCATCTTATCCGGTGTCATGATGCTGAGATCGAATGCCTTTACCATAGTCATGCCTTCGAATTTATCTTCTTGAGCTGTTCGGCCTTTTCGATCGCCTCTTCGATGGGCCCGACCATATAGAACGCCTGCTCCGGCAGGTCGTCCAGTTTACCCTCTACGATCATCCTGAAACCCTTTATGGTATCGCT
This genomic window contains:
- a CDS encoding F0F1 ATP synthase subunit epsilon; protein product: MVKAFDLSIMTPDKMIYEGKTVSLVVPSESGYIGVLANHAPLVTNLSAGTITVRSDSGVRLSFRAPDKGFLEVLKNNATIFLNTF